A stretch of Burkholderia sp. HI2500 DNA encodes these proteins:
- a CDS encoding universal stress protein translates to MYEKIMVAVDGSASSKQALAEAVKVALAGDAHVSVVYVVDKSVLFTYAGRFDPHALVEEIRDDGRKVLREAEQIIALAGAKGEAELVETESIGEDIAERLQRYVKEGGFDLAVVGTHGRRGIRRVLLGSVAERFVRGSKCPVLLIRGDDDDVAATAAAA, encoded by the coding sequence ATGTACGAGAAGATCATGGTGGCCGTCGACGGCAGCGCTTCGTCGAAGCAGGCGCTTGCCGAGGCAGTGAAGGTCGCGTTGGCAGGCGACGCACACGTCAGCGTCGTGTATGTGGTGGACAAGTCGGTGCTGTTCACTTACGCGGGCCGTTTCGATCCGCACGCACTGGTCGAGGAGATCCGCGACGACGGGCGCAAGGTGCTGCGCGAAGCCGAGCAGATCATCGCGCTGGCTGGCGCGAAGGGCGAGGCCGAACTCGTCGAGACCGAAAGCATCGGCGAGGACATCGCGGAGCGGCTGCAGCGCTACGTGAAGGAAGGCGGGTTCGATCTCGCGGTGGTCGGCACGCATGGGCGGCGCGGGATCCGGCGCGTGCTGCTCGGCAGCGTCGCGGAGCGCTTCGTGCGCGGCTCGAAGTGCCCGGTGCTGCTGATTCGCGGCGATGATGACGACGTCGCGGCTACCGCCGCGGCTGCCTGA
- a CDS encoding DUF2964 family protein, translating into MIRRQSRVVVAAIAVFVSLAGMMAVVSGLLFDNAMALHGGAIALVVGVAGFVVMLNPGAKGEE; encoded by the coding sequence ATGATCCGCCGCCAGTCCCGCGTCGTCGTCGCGGCGATCGCCGTGTTCGTGTCGCTCGCGGGGATGATGGCCGTCGTGTCGGGGCTGCTGTTCGACAACGCGATGGCGCTGCACGGCGGCGCGATCGCGCTGGTCGTCGGCGTGGCCGGCTTCGTCGTAATGCTCAACCCGGGCGCGAAGGGCGAAGAGTGA
- a CDS encoding tetratricopeptide repeat protein, with amino-acid sequence MLRAAFPRHPSAASSHHVATGGFRIELRWTIRPSVSICAAGYQRLRGSSNAIPAVVNHTFTNKNRHFMTSRLLAALVAAALSCTALPAAHARTYIAPTASLGKGAYVHQFVLRDPVTHQPLPNARYRLFLPGQVIAGLPVKPEEHDSVIFGTTDAAGRTVRVRLPKLHPEKQWVFNPIVGDGDLGESFRLVEPGGSAPIGHFPYVLDVENEYLACGYSDANGYTYYAQSRTPRNVNLYAGTLAGSADTDWCAGAGLTIANSANAPGAPDLYTQYLGSLVANRDRISSELRQQIVAKLLSLAIAERDEGRVAAALDLDRIPDDRRNDIGYRLADAGVAVERGLAMIDAHLAESPDDAYALDSKGWALYRLGRNDEALTWFDRSIAIFAKGGDTDKDASEAHATGLTHKGEVLWKLGRQDEAREVFAQARKIQPKNDELAETLKRLAIRIGQDDTNAPGTASE; translated from the coding sequence ATGCTGCGCGCTGCATTCCCGCGTCATCCGTCCGCCGCTTCTTCGCATCACGTTGCGACGGGCGGGTTCCGCATTGAACTGCGCTGGACGATCCGGCCATCCGTATCAATATGCGCAGCCGGATATCAAAGGCTGCGTGGGTCGTCCAATGCAATTCCGGCCGTCGTCAATCACACTTTTACCAACAAGAACCGCCATTTCATGACATCCCGCCTTCTCGCCGCGCTCGTTGCCGCGGCCTTGAGCTGCACCGCCCTGCCCGCCGCCCACGCGCGCACCTACATCGCGCCGACCGCGTCGCTCGGAAAAGGGGCTTACGTTCACCAGTTCGTGCTGCGCGACCCCGTCACGCACCAGCCGCTGCCGAATGCGCGCTACCGGCTGTTCCTGCCCGGTCAGGTCATCGCGGGGCTACCCGTCAAGCCGGAGGAGCATGACAGCGTGATCTTCGGCACGACCGACGCGGCCGGGCGCACCGTCCGGGTCCGACTGCCGAAGCTGCATCCGGAGAAGCAATGGGTGTTCAACCCGATCGTCGGCGACGGCGATCTCGGCGAATCGTTCCGGCTGGTCGAGCCGGGCGGCTCGGCACCGATCGGCCATTTCCCGTACGTGCTGGACGTGGAGAACGAATACCTGGCGTGCGGCTATTCGGATGCGAACGGCTACACCTACTACGCGCAATCGCGCACGCCGCGCAACGTCAATCTTTACGCCGGCACGCTGGCCGGGTCGGCCGACACCGACTGGTGCGCAGGCGCGGGCTTGACCATCGCGAACAGCGCGAATGCGCCGGGCGCGCCTGACCTCTACACGCAATACCTCGGCAGCCTGGTCGCCAACCGCGACCGGATCAGCAGCGAATTGCGGCAGCAGATCGTCGCCAAGCTGCTGTCGCTCGCGATCGCCGAACGCGATGAGGGGCGCGTGGCCGCCGCGCTCGATCTCGACAGGATTCCCGACGATCGCCGGAACGACATCGGCTATCGGCTCGCGGACGCCGGCGTCGCAGTCGAGCGCGGGCTCGCGATGATCGACGCACATCTGGCGGAATCGCCGGACGATGCGTATGCGCTCGACAGCAAGGGCTGGGCGCTGTATCGCCTTGGCCGCAACGACGAGGCGCTGACGTGGTTCGACCGCTCGATTGCGATCTTCGCGAAGGGCGGCGACACGGACAAGGACGCAAGCGAAGCCCATGCGACCGGGCTGACGCACAAGGGTGAAGTGCTGTGGAAACTGGGCCGCCAGGATGAAGCGCGCGAGGTGTTCGCGCAGGCGCGGAAGATTCAGCCGAAGAACGACGAGCTGGCGGAAACGTTGAAGCGGCTGGCGATTCGGATCGGGCAGGACGACACGAACGCGCCGGGTACCGCCAGCGAATAA
- a CDS encoding site-specific integrase: MKPRLASPSSSDSAPAPAGFPDADELAALRAWYAGMTVRQAVERYLPDRLGEGRSARGVIGGIRRRLVRVARQVGRPDLAERLGHADGERRQEAKAAAEAIGLLRHARAPVPQISDDVGLWLPARAVGALRAHGIATLADLTVRIPRRRQWWRAIAGLGMAGARHIEAFFTAHPALTERARALIAATPRGAIVPWEQLKLPHEVDGSAGTFRAPRATSTLDADNDYAAVHAWLSLHESAATRRAYRKEAERLILWAIVERGRALSSLTTEDAVAYRAFVRRPTPHERWVGPVRPRSAPDWRPFSGALSARSAAYTLSVLGALFRWLIEQRYLLANPFAGVKVRDTRGPNALDTSHAFTEGEWLLVRTIADGLEFRKGTPAAPQSGWTPAAAQRLRFILDFGYATGLRASELVGATLGDIETDAHGDAWLKVIGKGSKAARVALPPLARTGLDRFLVARRLPVTPSRWRPDTPLIPSLAEDGAAAITSVRLWKVMQRFFAQTADQVDADNPALAQKLRQASPHWMRHTHATHALARGAELTTVRDNLRHASISTTSIYLHGDDVKRARQMSSAFAADK; this comes from the coding sequence ATGAAACCGCGCCTCGCCTCACCGTCTTCCTCCGATTCCGCGCCTGCGCCCGCAGGCTTTCCCGACGCCGACGAACTGGCCGCGCTGCGTGCGTGGTACGCGGGCATGACCGTGCGCCAGGCCGTCGAGCGCTACCTGCCCGATCGGCTCGGCGAAGGGCGGTCGGCGCGCGGCGTGATCGGCGGCATTCGCCGCCGCCTCGTGCGCGTCGCGCGGCAGGTGGGCCGGCCCGATCTCGCGGAGCGGCTCGGTCATGCCGACGGTGAGCGTAGGCAGGAAGCGAAGGCGGCCGCCGAAGCGATCGGCCTGCTGCGTCATGCGCGTGCGCCGGTTCCGCAGATCAGCGACGACGTCGGCCTGTGGCTGCCCGCGCGTGCGGTCGGCGCGCTGCGTGCGCACGGGATCGCGACGCTGGCCGATCTCACGGTGCGGATTCCGCGCCGGCGCCAGTGGTGGCGTGCGATCGCGGGCCTCGGCATGGCCGGTGCGCGGCACATCGAGGCGTTTTTCACCGCGCATCCGGCGTTGACCGAACGGGCGCGCGCACTGATCGCGGCGACGCCGCGCGGCGCCATCGTGCCGTGGGAGCAACTGAAGCTGCCGCACGAGGTCGACGGCTCCGCCGGCACCTTCCGCGCGCCGCGCGCGACCAGCACGCTCGATGCGGACAACGATTACGCGGCCGTGCACGCGTGGCTATCGCTGCACGAATCGGCCGCGACGCGGCGGGCGTACCGGAAGGAGGCCGAGCGGCTGATCCTGTGGGCGATCGTCGAGCGCGGCCGCGCGCTGTCGTCGCTGACGACCGAGGATGCGGTCGCGTATCGCGCGTTCGTGCGGCGCCCGACACCGCACGAGCGCTGGGTCGGGCCCGTGCGGCCGCGCAGCGCGCCCGACTGGCGGCCGTTCTCCGGTGCGCTGTCCGCGCGCTCGGCCGCCTACACGCTGTCGGTGCTCGGCGCGCTGTTCCGCTGGCTGATCGAGCAGCGCTACCTGCTCGCGAATCCGTTCGCGGGCGTCAAGGTGCGCGACACGCGCGGCCCGAACGCACTCGACACGTCGCATGCGTTCACCGAGGGCGAGTGGCTGCTCGTGCGCACGATCGCCGACGGGCTCGAGTTCCGCAAGGGCACGCCGGCCGCGCCGCAGTCGGGCTGGACGCCGGCCGCCGCGCAACGGCTGCGCTTCATTCTCGATTTCGGCTATGCGACCGGGCTGCGCGCGAGCGAGCTGGTCGGCGCGACGCTCGGCGACATCGAGACCGATGCGCACGGCGACGCGTGGCTGAAGGTGATCGGCAAAGGCAGCAAGGCCGCGCGCGTCGCGCTGCCGCCGCTTGCGCGCACGGGGCTCGACCGTTTCCTGGTCGCACGCCGGCTGCCGGTCACGCCGTCGCGCTGGCGGCCCGATACGCCGCTGATCCCGAGCCTCGCGGAAGACGGTGCGGCCGCGATCACGAGCGTGCGGCTGTGGAAGGTGATGCAACGCTTCTTCGCGCAGACGGCCGATCAGGTCGATGCCGACAACCCCGCGCTCGCGCAGAAGTTGCGGCAGGCCAGCCCGCACTGGATGCGTCATACGCATGCGACGCACGCGTTGGCGCGCGGCGCGGAGTTGACGACCGTGCGCGACAACCTGCGCCATGCGTCGATCTCGACGACGTCGATTTACCTGCATGGCGACGACGTGAAGCGGGCGCGGCAGATGTCGAGCGCGTTCGCGGCCGACAAGTAA
- a CDS encoding TfoX/Sxy family protein, giving the protein MASSQGTVDFIVEQMAAAGTVSARKMFGEYGIYCDGKMVALVCDDRLFVKPTAEGRAFLGTCEEGSPYPAAKPHLVIAGERWDDREWLSALIRITAAQLPVPVKRRR; this is encoded by the coding sequence ATGGCATCGAGTCAAGGCACGGTCGATTTCATCGTCGAGCAGATGGCGGCGGCCGGTACGGTATCGGCACGCAAGATGTTCGGCGAATACGGCATTTATTGCGACGGCAAGATGGTCGCGCTCGTCTGCGACGATCGGCTGTTCGTCAAGCCGACGGCAGAAGGCCGCGCGTTTCTCGGCACGTGCGAAGAAGGTTCGCCGTATCCGGCCGCGAAGCCGCACCTCGTCATCGCCGGCGAGCGCTGGGACGATCGCGAATGGCTGTCGGCGCTGATCCGGATCACCGCCGCGCAGTTGCCGGTGCCGGTGAAGCGGCGCCGATAA